In the genome of Carnobacterium pleistocenium FTR1, one region contains:
- a CDS encoding GntR family transcriptional regulator, whose amino-acid sequence MIVSTITRRSTVVKYEAIANEIRDRITDGTYKVESLIPDQVSLSEEFKVSRMTIKKALDILALEGLIYRQRGSGTFVMKNSPLNKENAAVNEYDGLTKQMKGHKIESKIIKFTVEFPDEEIMQHLMIEKSVPVYNLIRLRIIDDKPYVLEHTYMPTDLTTGLTEDIIKGSIYEYIHDELKIKFTGAYRKIRADKSSKYDQEYLDCGVNDPVLEVEQIVYLKDGRPFEHSRSRHRYDTRSYTFIDMNKKV is encoded by the coding sequence ATGATTGTGAGTACGATAACAAGGAGGTCCACAGTGGTAAAATATGAAGCAATAGCAAATGAAATAAGGGACCGTATTACAGATGGAACATATAAAGTGGAATCTCTTATTCCAGATCAAGTGAGCTTATCCGAAGAATTTAAAGTTAGTAGAATGACCATAAAAAAGGCGTTAGATATTTTAGCGTTAGAAGGATTGATTTATCGCCAGCGTGGTTCTGGAACATTTGTGATGAAAAATTCTCCTTTAAATAAAGAAAATGCTGCAGTAAATGAATACGATGGCTTAACAAAGCAAATGAAGGGCCATAAAATAGAAAGTAAAATCATCAAATTTACAGTCGAGTTTCCAGATGAAGAAATAATGCAACATTTGATGATTGAAAAAAGTGTTCCGGTCTATAATCTGATTAGATTAAGGATTATTGACGATAAACCCTATGTTTTAGAACATACTTATATGCCAACTGATCTGACAACAGGATTAACGGAAGATATTATTAAAGGCTCTATTTATGAATACATTCATGATGAATTAAAAATAAAATTTACTGGAGCTTATCGTAAAATTCGTGCAGATAAATCTTCTAAATATGACCAAGAATACTTGGATTGCGGTGTTAATGATCCAGTATTAGAAGTTGAACAAATTGTGTACTTAAAAGATGGTCGTCCTTTTGAACATTCTCGAAGCCGTCACCGTTATGATACACGCAGTTATACGTTTATCGATATGAATAAAAAAGTTTAA
- a CDS encoding glycoside hydrolase family 1 protein codes for MNYEFPKGFWWGSAASGPQTEGVFEGDNKGDNIWDHWYREEPEKFFNQVGPEKTSYFYQKYKEDIQLMKETGHTTFRTSIQWSRLIPNGIGEVNQKAVAFYNDVIDELIANDIEPFINLYHFDMPMKLQEKGGWESRKTVDAYVEFAKICFELFGDRVKKWFTHNEPIVPVEGGYLYQFHYPNEVNMKKAVQVAYHEVLSSAKAIKEYHALKLGGEIGIILNLTPSYPRDATNPEDVKAAQLADAFFNRSFLDPSVKGEFPTDLVELLKEIDHLPVIEPGDLELIKNNTVDLLGVNYYQPRRIKAKESNEKIAEGPMPDDYFDNYIKPDRKMNPYRGWEIYEEGVYDILTNLRENYGNIRCYISENGMGVEGEENSINKDGVIEDDYRIEFVKDHLTFMHKAIQEGSNVLGYHMWTCMDNWSWTNAYKNRYGFIAVDIENEGKRTVKKSGRWFKEVSDANGFD; via the coding sequence ATGAACTATGAATTTCCAAAAGGATTCTGGTGGGGTTCTGCAGCTAGTGGACCACAAACAGAAGGTGTTTTTGAAGGCGATAACAAGGGTGATAATATTTGGGATCATTGGTACCGTGAAGAACCAGAAAAATTTTTTAACCAAGTAGGACCAGAAAAAACATCTTATTTTTACCAAAAATATAAAGAAGATATCCAATTAATGAAGGAAACAGGACACACAACTTTTAGAACGTCTATTCAATGGAGTCGCTTAATTCCGAATGGCATAGGTGAAGTAAATCAAAAAGCGGTTGCTTTTTATAATGATGTGATCGATGAATTGATTGCAAATGATATCGAACCATTCATCAACTTGTATCATTTTGATATGCCAATGAAATTGCAAGAAAAAGGTGGCTGGGAAAGCCGTAAAACAGTAGATGCATACGTAGAATTTGCTAAGATATGTTTTGAATTATTTGGCGATCGTGTAAAAAAATGGTTTACACATAATGAACCAATCGTTCCGGTTGAAGGCGGTTATTTGTACCAATTCCATTACCCTAATGAAGTAAATATGAAAAAAGCCGTTCAAGTTGCTTACCACGAAGTTCTTTCAAGTGCTAAAGCAATCAAAGAGTACCATGCATTAAAATTAGGTGGCGAAATTGGAATCATATTAAACTTGACGCCAAGCTACCCAAGAGATGCAACAAATCCAGAAGATGTTAAAGCAGCTCAACTTGCTGATGCATTTTTTAATCGTTCATTTTTAGATCCTTCAGTTAAAGGGGAATTTCCAACTGATTTAGTTGAATTACTTAAAGAAATTGATCATTTACCGGTTATTGAACCAGGCGATTTAGAGTTGATCAAAAATAATACGGTCGATTTATTAGGCGTTAATTACTACCAACCGCGTCGGATCAAAGCCAAGGAATCAAACGAAAAAATAGCTGAGGGTCCTATGCCGGATGATTATTTTGATAATTACATCAAACCAGATCGAAAAATGAATCCTTATCGTGGATGGGAAATTTATGAAGAAGGCGTTTATGATATTTTAACAAACTTAAGAGAAAACTATGGCAATATCCGTTGTTATATCTCAGAAAACGGAATGGGTGTAGAGGGTGAAGAAAATTCTATAAATAAAGATGGCGTAATCGAGGATGATTACCGGATTGAATTTGTAAAAGATCATTTAACCTTTATGCACAAAGCAATCCAAGAAGGCAGTAATGTACTAGGCTACCACATGTGGACCTGTATGGATAATTGGTCATGGACGAACGCTTACAAAAATCGTTATGGCTTTATAGCTGTTGATATTGAGAATGAAGGAAAAAGAACTGTGAAGAAAAGTGGACGATGGTTTAAAGAAGTATCTGACGCGAACGGTTTTGATTAA
- the celB gene encoding PTS cellobiose transporter subunit IIC, with the protein MDGFIDKLGEKLLPIAGKLGENRYLKVLRDAFMLAFPLTMFGSIVVVLNNLPFFSDATKGTLGNLFGNGQNATMSIMTIFVTFGIGYYLSKSYDVEAIFGGAVSLAAYLILTPFSMLTESGEAVTGVLALDRLGAKGMFIGMIAAFIAGEIYTRIVKKGIVIKMPDGVPPAVANSFAALLPALITLFTFLLVNGAVVGFFDTNLHDVVYTAIQQPLTALGSGLPATLIAVFFVQFLWFFGLHGQIIVNSVMDPIWNTLALDNLDAYNAGEALPHIVTKPFMEIYTVGMGGSGSTLIVVLLLAFIMKSKQNKEIGRLALGPAIFNVNEPLIFGMPLVLNASIFIPWVVAPLVTTAFNYAMMATGIFPIPTGVLIPWTIPVVINGIMATSSFMGGLLQIIDMALIGVIWFPFLKLVDKVNLNTVSMADK; encoded by the coding sequence GTGGATGGATTTATTGATAAATTAGGTGAAAAATTACTCCCTATTGCCGGAAAACTTGGTGAAAATCGTTACCTTAAAGTTTTACGTGATGCATTTATGCTTGCTTTCCCCCTTACCATGTTTGGATCAATTGTTGTTGTACTAAATAACTTGCCATTTTTCAGTGATGCAACAAAAGGTACTTTAGGAAACTTGTTTGGAAATGGACAAAATGCGACAATGTCGATCATGACCATTTTTGTTACATTCGGTATCGGTTATTATTTAAGTAAATCATACGATGTTGAAGCTATCTTTGGTGGGGCTGTTTCTTTAGCTGCTTACCTTATCTTAACACCATTCTCAATGCTTACTGAATCCGGTGAAGCTGTAACAGGTGTATTAGCATTAGATCGTCTAGGTGCTAAAGGGATGTTTATTGGTATGATCGCAGCCTTTATTGCTGGTGAGATCTATACTCGTATTGTTAAAAAAGGCATCGTCATTAAAATGCCAGATGGCGTTCCACCAGCAGTTGCAAATTCATTTGCAGCCTTGCTACCAGCTCTTATTACATTATTTACTTTCTTACTAGTTAATGGAGCAGTTGTTGGTTTCTTTGATACAAATTTACATGATGTTGTGTATACAGCTATTCAACAACCGCTAACAGCTCTTGGAAGTGGATTGCCAGCTACCTTGATTGCTGTATTCTTTGTTCAATTCCTATGGTTCTTCGGATTACACGGTCAAATTATTGTTAACTCAGTAATGGACCCTATCTGGAATACCTTAGCTTTAGATAATCTTGATGCGTATAATGCCGGTGAAGCTTTACCTCATATCGTAACTAAACCATTTATGGAAATTTATACTGTTGGTATGGGTGGATCAGGTAGTACATTAATTGTTGTATTATTGTTAGCCTTCATTATGAAGAGCAAACAGAATAAAGAAATCGGTCGCTTAGCTTTAGGCCCTGCGATTTTCAACGTAAATGAACCATTAATTTTCGGAATGCCTTTAGTATTGAATGCTTCTATTTTTATTCCTTGGGTTGTTGCTCCATTAGTAACAACTGCATTCAACTATGCTATGATGGCTACGGGAATATTCCCAATTCCAACCGGTGTCCTAATTCCATGGACAATACCAGTCGTTATTAATGGTATTATGGCCACAAGCTCATTTATGGGTGGATTACTTCAAATCATCGATATGGCTCTTATCGGCGTAATTTGGTTCCCATTCCTTAAATTAGTTGATAAAGTAAACTTAAACACTGTTTCTATGGCTGATAAATAA
- a CDS encoding PTS ascorbate transporter subunit IIC: MNTLIDILSAPSILVAFIALVGLLVQKKKTSDVIKGTVKTFVGFLVIQAGAGILETSLAPFGLMFQEAFNIAGVVPNNEAIVALALTEYGTNTALIMFFGMVANILIARFTRFKYIFLTGHHTLYMACMLAVIMAVAGFNTIPLIIAGSVALGIIMTLSPAIVQPFMRELTGNDNVALGHFSAVGYAVSGYIGRIFKKDKEHSTENINFPKGLGFLRDSTVSIAITMIVMYFIVALFAGPEFIESELSGGTNFLVFSLIQAGNFAAGVFVILAGVRLVLAEIVPAFKGISTKLVPNAKPALDVPIIFTFAPNAVLIGFFSSFIGGIVSLAIMLAVGSTVILPGVVPHFFTGAAAGVFGNTTGGIKGSVAGSFVNGVIVSFLPLFLMPVLGDLGFASTTFSDADFGVSGLFFGALANYAGPIAIVVSLIMILVLMAIPFKKKTAEVEPKKG; the protein is encoded by the coding sequence ATGAATACTCTAATTGACATTTTAAGTGCACCCTCCATTCTTGTTGCTTTTATTGCACTTGTGGGCCTGCTGGTTCAAAAGAAAAAAACATCAGATGTTATAAAAGGTACGGTTAAAACGTTTGTTGGTTTCTTAGTCATACAAGCAGGAGCAGGAATACTAGAAACTTCTTTAGCACCATTTGGTTTAATGTTTCAAGAAGCTTTTAATATAGCAGGAGTCGTACCAAATAATGAAGCAATTGTTGCATTAGCATTAACTGAATATGGAACAAATACTGCTTTAATTATGTTTTTCGGAATGGTTGCTAATATTTTAATTGCACGATTTACTAGATTTAAATACATCTTTTTGACAGGACATCATACTTTATATATGGCGTGTATGTTAGCTGTAATAATGGCTGTAGCTGGATTTAATACCATTCCGCTAATTATCGCAGGATCGGTAGCATTAGGTATTATTATGACGTTATCTCCAGCTATCGTTCAACCTTTTATGCGTGAATTAACTGGGAATGACAATGTTGCGCTAGGACATTTTAGCGCAGTAGGATATGCAGTAAGTGGATATATTGGAAGAATTTTTAAGAAAGATAAAGAACATTCTACTGAAAATATTAATTTTCCAAAAGGTCTTGGTTTTTTACGAGACAGCACAGTAAGTATTGCAATTACTATGATTGTTATGTATTTCATTGTTGCTTTATTTGCAGGTCCTGAATTCATTGAATCAGAACTAAGTGGAGGAACAAATTTCTTAGTATTTTCATTGATTCAAGCTGGTAACTTTGCAGCAGGTGTATTTGTAATTTTAGCTGGTGTTCGTCTAGTTTTAGCCGAAATTGTACCTGCATTTAAAGGGATTTCTACAAAATTAGTTCCAAATGCAAAACCTGCTCTTGATGTTCCTATTATCTTTACGTTTGCTCCCAATGCTGTATTGATCGGTTTTTTCTCTAGTTTCATAGGTGGAATCGTTAGTTTAGCTATCATGTTAGCAGTTGGAAGTACAGTTATATTACCAGGAGTAGTTCCACATTTCTTTACAGGAGCTGCCGCTGGCGTATTTGGAAATACAACAGGTGGAATTAAAGGATCAGTAGCTGGCTCATTTGTTAATGGTGTGATTGTTTCTTTCTTGCCGTTATTCTTAATGCCAGTATTAGGAGATTTAGGTTTTGCAAGTACAACATTCTCTGATGCTGACTTTGGAGTTAGTGGTCTATTTTTTGGAGCATTAGCTAACTATGCAGGACCTATTGCCATCGTTGTAAGTTTAATTATGATTCTTGTATTAATGGCTATACCTTTTAAAAAGAAAACAGCTGAAGTAGAACCTAAAAAAGGCTAA
- a CDS encoding sigma 54-interacting transcriptional regulator translates to MTINRKKIVLDYLNTLDKAVTAKEIAVVLSLDRANVSRYLNELHKETQLKKIIGRPVLYQAITINSDNQEEDYNKKAFSRLIGYDASLKEMVQQAKAAILYPPNGLHTIIFGQTGTGKSLFAECMYQYALESSVLAKDAPFITYNCADYAQNPQLLFGHIFGVKKGSFTGAAQDRTGLIHEANNGVLFLDEIHRLPPEGQEMLFTFIDKGIYRPLGESNETYQANVLIIGATTEKSDVLLSTFTRRIPMSITLPDLVERTVEERYELVDSFLKQEAQRLNQKITIKREVLLAFMLYQPEGNIGQFQRDLKLVCAKAYLNFRTKKGQSLKINQKDLPFQVQKGLLSIKEMSKQMERLIEQDKAEFVYVPTSERTENLSKQSNETIIDPLIEKNLLKKTNEHLLETYRLAGSGHQEQKSYFNEYVKTLSTTADIRKHIIDPVLKELVEQLYLVAKERLHRSYSAKIEFAFALHLQSALERIKAKKQITISNLNEIRKNYSKEFQVAIDLSAMIEKTYSIDVPFEEIGFIALFLTKQEEVEVSKKQGKTTAIMVLMHGKTTASSMMETVQELLETTVGTAINMPLTMRVQDMYQQVRQTVVENKEKYQHGLLLLTDMGSLNTFGNMLAEDLGLRIKSLPMVSTAVVLEAVRMASIGRTLEDIFQSCQTVLKSSTKQLTVLDAKKTKAILVTCFTGEGVAKKLEERIQPVVDAAKVTIIPLQFLHREAFKQQIDQLMETYDIKAIVGTVEFDYQNIPFYTAYDIFNDEKLVLLKNQIEEELPINEMIQSLTGTLKKVGSVQQLMYFLQKLLQQLKNELAIMIPAGVETGVLLHLAFLIEGLKTGTIIREFSELDAYAKKNRMIMDIVKATLIPLEKQYQLIIPEDEIAYITQMISENKIKTH, encoded by the coding sequence GTGACCATAAATCGTAAAAAAATAGTATTGGATTATTTAAATACATTAGACAAAGCGGTTACTGCAAAAGAAATTGCAGTAGTATTATCTTTAGATCGAGCAAATGTTAGTCGCTATTTGAATGAATTGCATAAAGAAACCCAATTGAAAAAGATTATTGGGCGTCCAGTACTGTATCAAGCAATTACTATAAATAGCGATAATCAGGAGGAAGACTACAATAAAAAAGCTTTTTCTCGTTTGATTGGTTATGACGCTTCTTTAAAAGAGATGGTTCAACAAGCAAAAGCAGCTATTTTATATCCTCCCAATGGATTGCACACCATCATCTTTGGTCAAACGGGTACAGGAAAATCGTTATTTGCAGAATGTATGTACCAATATGCCTTAGAATCGAGTGTTTTAGCTAAAGATGCCCCATTTATAACATATAATTGTGCAGATTATGCCCAAAATCCGCAATTGTTATTTGGACATATTTTTGGAGTGAAAAAGGGATCTTTTACGGGTGCTGCCCAAGATCGGACAGGACTCATTCATGAAGCAAATAATGGTGTTTTATTTTTAGATGAGATTCACCGATTGCCACCGGAAGGACAGGAAATGTTGTTTACCTTTATTGATAAAGGCATCTATCGTCCTCTAGGCGAAAGCAATGAGACATATCAGGCAAACGTATTGATCATTGGAGCAACAACAGAAAAATCGGATGTGTTGTTGTCAACATTTACTCGTAGGATCCCAATGAGTATAACCTTACCGGATCTAGTTGAACGTACGGTTGAAGAACGGTATGAACTGGTTGACAGTTTTTTAAAACAAGAAGCTCAACGCCTTAACCAAAAGATCACCATTAAAAGAGAAGTTTTGCTCGCATTTATGTTGTATCAGCCAGAAGGAAATATCGGTCAATTCCAGAGAGATTTAAAGTTAGTTTGCGCTAAAGCTTACTTGAATTTTAGGACGAAGAAAGGGCAGTCTCTAAAAATCAATCAAAAGGACCTGCCTTTTCAAGTTCAAAAAGGGTTATTGTCAATCAAAGAGATGTCTAAACAAATGGAGCGGTTGATCGAACAAGATAAAGCTGAATTTGTTTATGTGCCTACAAGTGAGCGAACAGAGAATTTATCAAAGCAAAGCAACGAAACGATTATAGATCCTTTAATAGAAAAAAATTTATTAAAAAAAACAAATGAGCATCTTTTAGAAACGTATCGCTTGGCAGGCTCAGGTCATCAGGAACAAAAATCTTATTTTAATGAATATGTTAAAACGCTCTCCACAACAGCCGATATTCGTAAGCACATTATTGATCCAGTATTAAAAGAATTAGTTGAGCAGCTGTATTTGGTTGCTAAAGAGCGGCTGCATCGCTCCTATTCGGCTAAAATTGAATTTGCTTTTGCTTTGCATTTGCAAAGCGCTTTGGAACGTATAAAAGCAAAAAAACAAATTACTATTTCTAACTTAAATGAGATTCGAAAAAATTATTCAAAAGAGTTTCAAGTAGCCATTGATCTATCGGCTATGATCGAAAAAACGTATTCCATTGATGTTCCTTTTGAAGAAATCGGATTTATTGCATTATTTTTGACTAAACAAGAAGAAGTAGAAGTGAGTAAAAAACAAGGAAAAACAACCGCTATTATGGTATTGATGCATGGAAAAACAACGGCAAGTAGCATGATGGAGACTGTGCAAGAACTATTAGAAACAACTGTCGGTACAGCCATTAATATGCCGCTGACGATGAGAGTCCAAGATATGTATCAACAAGTGCGGCAAACGGTTGTGGAAAATAAAGAAAAGTATCAGCATGGTTTGTTGCTATTAACTGACATGGGTTCACTAAATACTTTTGGAAATATGTTAGCAGAAGATTTAGGTTTGCGGATCAAATCATTGCCCATGGTGAGTACTGCAGTTGTTCTAGAAGCCGTACGAATGGCCAGTATTGGGCGCACTTTAGAAGATATTTTCCAAAGTTGTCAAACGGTATTGAAAAGCAGTACAAAACAGTTAACAGTATTGGACGCGAAGAAAACAAAAGCGATTCTAGTAACTTGTTTTACGGGTGAAGGGGTAGCTAAAAAATTAGAAGAACGTATCCAACCTGTAGTGGATGCTGCTAAAGTAACAATCATTCCGTTGCAATTTTTACATCGAGAAGCGTTCAAACAGCAAATTGACCAATTAATGGAAACTTATGACATTAAAGCAATTGTGGGAACAGTCGAATTTGACTATCAAAATATCCCATTTTATACAGCTTACGATATCTTTAATGATGAAAAATTAGTGTTATTAAAAAATCAAATAGAAGAAGAACTTCCGATAAATGAGATGATTCAATCATTGACAGGAACGTTAAAAAAAGTGGGATCTGTTCAACAGTTGATGTATTTTTTACAAAAATTACTGCAGCAATTAAAAAATGAATTGGCGATCATGATTCCAGCTGGTGTAGAAACAGGGGTATTATTACATTTGGCCTTTTTGATTGAAGGATTAAAAACAGGAACGATCATCCGTGAATTTTCTGAATTAGACGCGTATGCCAAAAAAAATCGAATGATCATGGATATTGTTAAAGCAACCTTAATTCCTTTAGAGAAACAATATCAGCTTATTATCCCAGAAGATGAGATTGCTTATATTACTCAAATGATCAGCGAAAATAAAATCAAAACGCATTAG
- a CDS encoding histidinol-phosphatase HisJ family protein, whose translation MYFADYHHHTDNSFDSQAQMKEVCEQAIKKGLNEVCFTEHFSVNPKVPTYGYMNFKRYFSQIEECRERFGSRLTIKAGIELCEPHLTKEAYKEALANLEIDFIMGSVHNIKEEKLRMFIINKTPQEIYQQYFEEVYALVAHADIDVIAHLDLIKRYAVESVGNYKFDDYKPIIAKILRKAIERGIGIEINTSGLSNSVLNETLPSMDILRLYHSLGGKILTIGSDSHCAETVGSNHDAAIEMAKEAGFKGIDVFEKRKSKKVEF comes from the coding sequence ATGTATTTTGCAGATTACCATCATCACACAGATAATTCATTTGATTCTCAAGCACAAATGAAAGAAGTATGCGAACAAGCGATAAAAAAAGGACTGAATGAAGTTTGTTTTACCGAACATTTTTCTGTTAATCCTAAGGTACCAACTTATGGATATATGAATTTCAAACGGTATTTTTCCCAAATTGAAGAGTGTCGTGAACGATTTGGCAGTCGGTTAACAATCAAAGCTGGAATTGAACTATGTGAACCTCATTTGACAAAAGAAGCATATAAAGAAGCGTTAGCTAATTTGGAAATAGATTTTATAATGGGGTCCGTTCATAATATAAAGGAAGAAAAATTACGCATGTTCATTATTAATAAAACACCGCAAGAAATCTATCAGCAGTATTTCGAAGAAGTTTACGCATTGGTTGCTCACGCGGATATCGATGTAATCGCTCATTTAGATTTAATCAAACGTTATGCAGTAGAATCAGTAGGAAATTATAAATTTGATGATTATAAGCCGATTATTGCAAAAATATTACGTAAAGCAATTGAACGTGGTATCGGAATCGAAATCAATACTTCTGGATTATCAAACAGTGTATTAAATGAGACGTTGCCCTCAATGGATATATTACGATTGTATCATTCATTAGGAGGAAAGATTTTAACGATTGGTTCTGATTCGCATTGTGCGGAAACAGTAGGCTCTAATCATGATGCAGCTATAGAAATGGCAAAAGAAGCTGGATTTAAAGGAATAGATGTATTTGAAAAACGAAAATCAAAAAAAGTCGAATTCTAA
- a CDS encoding BglG family transcription antiterminator yields MFDERAYRLFEEITVHDKISEYEVMRVLNLTERQFQYDFDKVNDALQMMNLPVIRMEEKIFLVDNVLKKRIEIGMPLNINANQFVIPEETRSLLICLYTYIRSEALSNYHYQLLLGVSKNTALTDVKKAKIYCEEWDISLVYSRREGYHFEGTENRKWQFVSYCIDYLLSQPIGKELIILVIKAWRKEVDLVLVQQAVDELIKKSNLKLVKSRKAEMIFHILFVKLRNKTEKFRYTEFEKRLLQRQLLFENGKQLAISLFNEENGMITYFLTIQLLITREEIEDKAEPFLDELAGQIIEEFEKNTLLPMHYKKQLKSSLYDHLVPAFFRITFGIPLVNPMVSRIKIEYADLFEFVKRALNPLSALTGKLISETEISFFTLHFGSYLEKNKKKEPEKINALIVCSNGVSTSIMLRSQLQDMFSHIQFSRVHTIEQIQHIPITDYDLIFSTIEVISIKPVYRVKPLLTDIEKNNLIQSVANQFPRLNLKNISIDQLMKIIHKYTEVKDEEKMLSELINLIHSGEIEKESYKPMLSELLTKDMIQFANEEMDWKKAIAKAAQPLVDFNKVQSKYVEAMIKNVEEIGTYIHIGKGIAIPHARPEAGVNSLGISFLRTTTPVLLLDKEEHKIDIFICLAAIDNQAHLKALAQITKLLSNDTTLNAIKNSTTVEEIISIIKKGEDE; encoded by the coding sequence TTGTTTGATGAAAGAGCTTACAGGTTATTCGAAGAAATAACTGTACATGATAAAATAAGTGAATATGAAGTGATGAGAGTATTAAATCTAACTGAAAGACAATTTCAATATGATTTTGATAAGGTGAATGATGCACTTCAAATGATGAATTTACCCGTGATTAGAATGGAAGAAAAAATTTTTTTGGTTGATAACGTATTAAAGAAACGAATCGAAATCGGAATGCCTTTGAATATCAACGCAAATCAATTTGTGATACCTGAAGAGACACGAAGTCTTTTGATTTGTTTATATACTTATATTAGAAGTGAAGCATTATCGAATTACCACTATCAATTATTATTGGGTGTAAGTAAAAATACGGCTTTGACTGATGTGAAAAAAGCAAAAATTTACTGTGAAGAGTGGGATATCAGTTTAGTTTATTCTAGAAGGGAGGGCTACCATTTCGAAGGAACTGAAAATAGAAAATGGCAATTCGTTTCATATTGTATCGATTACTTATTATCACAACCTATAGGTAAAGAACTTATTATATTGGTTATTAAAGCTTGGCGTAAAGAAGTAGATTTAGTACTTGTCCAGCAAGCAGTAGATGAATTAATAAAAAAAAGTAACTTGAAACTGGTTAAGAGTAGAAAAGCAGAAATGATTTTTCATATTCTTTTTGTTAAATTAAGAAATAAAACGGAAAAATTTCGCTATACTGAATTTGAAAAACGATTATTACAAAGACAATTATTATTTGAAAACGGGAAACAATTAGCGATATCTTTATTTAACGAGGAAAATGGAATGATTACTTATTTTTTAACTATTCAGTTATTGATTACAAGGGAAGAGATAGAGGATAAGGCAGAACCCTTTCTTGATGAATTAGCAGGACAAATCATTGAAGAATTTGAAAAAAACACCTTATTGCCGATGCACTATAAAAAACAATTAAAAAGTAGTTTGTACGATCACCTTGTTCCAGCATTTTTTAGAATTACATTTGGAATTCCACTAGTAAATCCAATGGTATCCAGAATTAAAATAGAGTACGCAGATTTATTTGAGTTTGTAAAAAGAGCGTTAAATCCTTTGTCAGCTTTAACGGGAAAACTGATTAGTGAGACTGAAATAAGTTTTTTCACACTACATTTTGGCAGTTACCTAGAAAAAAACAAAAAAAAAGAACCAGAGAAAATAAATGCATTAATCGTTTGTTCAAATGGTGTTAGTACTTCAATTATGCTTCGTTCACAATTGCAGGATATGTTTTCTCATATCCAGTTTTCACGAGTGCATACTATCGAGCAAATCCAGCATATTCCAATCACTGATTATGATTTGATTTTCTCAACAATAGAGGTTATTTCAATTAAACCGGTTTACAGAGTGAAGCCATTATTAACGGATATTGAAAAAAATAATCTTATCCAATCTGTGGCTAATCAATTTCCAAGATTAAATTTAAAAAATATTTCAATTGATCAGTTAATGAAGATTATTCATAAATATACAGAAGTAAAAGATGAAGAAAAAATGCTATCAGAATTAATCAATCTCATTCATTCAGGAGAAATAGAAAAGGAGAGTTATAAGCCCATGCTTTCAGAATTATTAACTAAAGATATGATTCAATTTGCAAATGAAGAAATGGATTGGAAAAAGGCTATAGCTAAAGCAGCTCAGCCTTTAGTTGATTTCAATAAAGTTCAATCAAAATATGTTGAAGCAATGATAAAAAATGTAGAAGAAATTGGAACTTACATTCATATAGGTAAAGGAATTGCAATCCCACATGCAAGACCTGAAGCAGGTGTAAATAGTCTAGGTATCTCTTTCTTGAGAACGACTACTCCTGTACTACTATTGGACAAGGAAGAGCATAAAATAGATATTTTTATCTGTTTAGCCGCTATCGATAACCAAGCTCATTTAAAAGCTTTAGCACAAATCACGAAACTTTTAAGTAATGATACAACGTTAAATGCAATTAAAAATTCAACAACAGTAGAAGAGATCATTAGTATCATAAAAAAAGGAGAAGATGAATAA
- a CDS encoding PTS sugar transporter subunit IIB encodes MKILAVCGQGLGTSFMVEMNINQVLDELGVKDVEVSHSDLSSAQSGDADVFFLAKDIAEGGEQLGNIVILDSIIDIDELRVKVKKSLEENGVL; translated from the coding sequence ATGAAAATTTTAGCAGTTTGTGGCCAAGGATTAGGAACGAGTTTTATGGTGGAAATGAATATTAACCAGGTATTGGATGAACTAGGAGTTAAAGATGTAGAGGTATCACATTCTGACTTGAGTTCTGCGCAATCAGGAGATGCAGATGTATTTTTCTTAGCTAAAGATATTGCTGAAGGCGGCGAACAATTGGGAAACATTGTAATTTTAGACAGTATTATTGATATTGATGAGTTAAGAGTAAAAGTGAAAAAATCTCTTGAAGAAAATGGTGTGCTTTAA